The DNA segment CAATGGCGACGCCAACGGCCTGCCGCCGCTGCACAGCGACATGCGCGTCCAGGAGTGGGCCAGCGTGATGCAGAGCGCGTTTGATGACCTCAACCGCCAGCTCGACCACAACCCCGACGCCGAAACCGCCATCGACCCGTATGCCGCGGAAAACCCGGCAGAGTTTTTTGCGGTCACCAGCGAATATTTTTTCAGCGCCCCGGATTTGCTGGTGGACAGTTATCCACAGGTCTACGGGCAACTGAGCCAGTTTTACCGCCAGGATCCACTGGCACGCCTGAAACATCTGCAAGCCAGCGACCCGCGCTATCAGACTGAAGGCTAAGTACCGTACGACGTCTGGCGCGTGGCATCGGCGCAGGAATATGCCTATAATCGCCGCCACTTTTAGGCCAATCCGGCCAATTTACTTGGCCAACTACGGGGGCAACGCCCAATGAGCTACAGCAAGATTCCGGCTGGCAAAGACCTGCCGAACGACATCTACGTCGCCATCGAGATTCCGGCCAACCATGCGCCGATCAAGTACGAAATCGACAAAGACAGCGACTGCCTGTTCGTTGACCGTTTCATGGCCACCCCGATGTTCTACCCGGCCAACTACGGTTTTATCCCCAACACCCTGGCTGACGACGGCGACCCCCTCGACGTGCTGGTCGTGACCCCTTACCCGGTCACCCCAGGCTCGGTCATCCGCGCCCGCCCGGTTGGCATCCTGAACATGACCGACGACGGCGGCGGCGATGCCAAAGTCATCGCAGTGCCACACGACAAGCTGTCCCAGCTGTACGTCGATGTGAAGGAATACACCGACCTGCCGCCGCTGTTGCTGGAGCAGATCAAGCACTTCTTCGAGAACTACAAAGACCTCGAAAAAGGCAAATGGGTGAAGATCGACGGTTGGGGCAACGCAGACGCCGCCCGTGCCGAGATCATGAAGTCGGTAGCTGCCTACAAAGGCTGATACCGCTACTCATTGCCACGGCAATCTAAAAAAGCCCCGATCACTCGGGGCTTTTTTGTGGGAAAAAATAAACAACAAGTTCAATTAAATAAACAAAACAACAACTAACGTTTAACTAGACAGAATCTAGCCAAGATTTTACTTGCAATAAGGAAACACCTACATACACCAACTCAACGCATGGTTTATTTGATCTTGTTTTCCGGACAGTAAACTCTGCGTTTATGAATACATCAGGTGATCGCTTAAGAATGTTACTTCGGGAAGTTCATCTTTCCGCATCCGACTTCGCCAAGAATCGCGACGTCACGCCCCAGCATGTGAACAACTGGTTCAAGCGCGGCGTGCCCTTGGCCCGGCTCGACGAAATAGCAGAACTGCTGTGTGTCACCAGCCGCTGGCTACGTACCGGCGAAGGCCCTAAACACCCGCCGACCAACCTCCAGCTGGAAGGCCCCAACCACGGAAACAGCGCTACCGCCCGCGAAGACTGCGGCCATTACCTCTGCGGCCCCAATAGCGGCCCGGAAAAGATCGACGTGGAGATCCCCCTCCACGCCTCATTCAACTCCCAGGAAAGCCTGCGCCTCTCCCTGCGCACCCTGGAACAACTCAACGTCACCGCAGACCGCGCCCTGGGGGCCTACATGGTCGGCAACAGCATGATCGACATCATCCAGGATGGCGCCATCCTCGCCATCGACCGCGGCCGCACCCAAATCATCGACGGCGAAATCTACGCCCTCGAACACCACGGCATGCTGCGCATCAAATACCTCTACAACCGCCCCGGCGGCGGCCTGCGCATGCGCAGCCACAACAACAGCGAACACCCCGACGAATTCCTGACCTACGACCAGCGCTTCGAGCAAAACGTACACATCCTGGGCTGGGTATTCTGGTGGTCCACCCTCAACAACCGCCGCCCACCGGTCCCGCTGGACGAACACTTGACAGGCTACGACGGCTCTAAATCAGACTAGACGCTGGGAAACTGCGGGGAATGTGAGTATCATGCGCGGCACATTTGGCAGGGGTTGGCGTGAAGCCAGCACACCCTACCCGGCGATGCGGAGGAGTTCCCGCTGATGCCCCCCTCTATCACTTGGGCGAGCGCTTGAGTGAACGATTGAAGGCTGGTGAGGTTTACCAAAAATAGACTTAACCAGTCCCCGAGAAGCCGGCCACAAGCCGGCTTTTTAATTGTCCGAAATAATCCTATCCCATCTGAAAATCTTCCTGATAGCTTAGCTATTCCGGGGGAATTCAGGCATTCCCCCTGTCCGATTGTGTTCAACGCCATTTGACCTCATCCGACGATGAAGTGGGGGGATAAAAGAGTCGCATTCTGAATAGCTGTGTGGCGAGGGAGTTTGCTCCCTCGCCACAGGTTGAAGTTTTACTCTTGCTAAAGCGTCAAAAATCCACGGTCGCCGACAACTCGTACGTGCGCGGCGCGCCCAGGCCCAGGCTGGACGTCAGCGGCATGCCCCAGTACGCCTTGTCAGTGACGTTGGTCACCGTGCCACGCAGGGTCACCGGTCGCCCGGCGACCTGCATTGCATACCGCGAGCCCAGGTCGAAAATGGTGTAGCCGGGGATCGACTGCGAGTTGTCATCACTGATGTATTGCTGGGAAACCGCCGTCGCGTTGGCGGTCAGGGTCAGGCCCGGCACCAGTGGCGTGTCCCATTCCGCGCCGAGCTTGCCTTGCAGCTTGGGCAACCCGGTGGCCGTCTTGCCTTCGTCATCGCCGCCTGGCGATTTGGTGATCTTCGGATCAACATGGGCAACGCCGCCCATCAGGCGGACGTCGTCGATGGGCGAGCCGAAGAAGCCCCACTCGATGCCTCGGTTGCGCTGTTCGCCACCAAAGGAGAACACGTTGGTCACCGGATCGGTCGAGCTGCCCGGGCGCTCGATCTGATACAGGCTGAGGGTGTGGGTGAACGTGCCCAGGTCGAGCTTGAGGCCGATTTCCTTCTGCTTGGATTTGTACGGGGCAAAAACGTCGCCGTAGTTAGCTGCCGTCATCGGCGCCATCGCGCCTTTGCTCAGGCCCTCGATGTAGTTGGCATACACCGAAACCTGTTCCGTGAGCTTGACCACCACGGCTGCGGCGGGTGTTGTTGCGCTTTCGTCATAGCCGGGCTTGTTACGCGCGCCGGTGGTGGTATTGAAGGTGTCCGTGACCACGTTCTGGCGGCGCACGCCAAGGGTCAGTTGCACCTTGTCGTCAAGGACCGACAAGGTGTCCGCCACGCCGTAGCTGGTCAGCGTGGATTCGGTGTGTGCCACCGGCGCAAAGCTGCGCGGCGCCTCCGGCCCCCAGGTCGGGTGATAGATATTGGTCAGCCAATCCGCACCGGGCACCCAACGCCGGCCATAGTCCTTTTGCTTGTCGGCATACCGCGTGGCATTGACCACCCACTGGTGCCCGATCGGCCCGGTCTGCCATTTGCCCTTGAGCCCCGCCTCGCCCGAGGTTTTCTCGATGTCCATCTTCAGTTGGCCCATGCTGGTCTTCAAATCCCCCGCATTGTTGATCACCTGGGCCGACATCGCGCCGCTGTAGCGGTAGTGGGTCTCGCTGGCGCCGAACGCCGCATAGGCCAACAGTTGCTCAGTCAGGTCGAATTCGCCGCGCACAATCGCGCCCTGATCCTTGGTATCGACAAACGCCCAGTCCGGGTTGAGTAAAGTGTCCGACTTCGGCGGCTTGGGCACGGCCACATTCGCCGCCAGGCTGATCCCACGGTTTTGCCCGCGCACGCGGTCTTCGCTGTTGTAGAGGTCGGCCGACAGCCGCGCCCGCTCACCGCGCCAATCCAGGCCCAACGAATTCAACTGCGCTTTCTGCTGTTGCTGCTCGGTCGCTGTGTCGCCATCGCGGTACACACCGTTGAAGCGCACGCCAAATTGCTGCTCATCGCCAAAGCGACGGCCTACGTCGAGGTGGCCGCCAAACTGCGCCTCGGACATGTAGGTGGTGGTAAAGCGCGTCAGCGGCTCAGCACCGGCACGCTTGGGCACCAGGTTGACCATGCCTCCCACCGAACCGCCTGGCGGCATGCCGTTGAGCAGCGCCGACGGGCCTTTCAACACTTCGATGCGCTCGTACATCTCCGGCGAAATGCGGTAGTACGGCGCCACGCCAAACAGGCCGTCGATGGTCACGTCGCTGATGCTGGTGGCAAAACCACGGATCGAATAGTTCTCGCTGTAGGTACCCTTCAGGCCATTGCTGAACACCGCTGGGTCGGTCGCGGCGATCACATCGGTGACGGTCTGGGCCTGGCGGTCGGCAATGAACTTTTCCGTGTAGCTGATGGTGCTGAACGGCGTTTCCATAAAGTCCTTGTTGCCCAGCAGGCCGAGCCGGCTGCCATACGCCACCTGGTCACCGGCGTAGCTCAGCGGCAAGTCAGCGGCCGGCATTTCACCCTCGACGCGAATCGCCGGCAAGGTGGACACGCGTTTTTCTTCGGCTTGCGCGAGTTCTTCGGCGAACGCGGGGGCGCTGCTGATTGCCAGGCCGAGCAAGGCCATGGAGGTAAAGCCCGGACGAGCGGGCACAGGGGTACGTGTACGGTGAGTCATGGAAGGCTCCGTAAGGTGGAATGTTTTTTAGTATTGGCAGCTTGAAGCGGGGTTAACGCCTGGAATCAGGGTTGATAGCCCTGGATCACATCGGCGATCACTTGCTTGATCGAGCTAGGGCTGGCCGCCATGACGTACCAGGCATCGGCATCGACAAACACCACGCGCCCGGTTTTCCAGGCATTGGTCTGGCGCAACAACGGGTTGCCTAGGGTTTGCGCATTCAGCAACGGGCGATGCTCCATGACGGCCGTGCGATCAACTACGTAGAGAATGTCCGGGTTGGCCTGCTGGATGAATTCACTGGAAATCGGCTGGCCATGCAAGCCGGCCTCGGCGGTCGGGCTGGCCGGTTTCACCCCCAGCTCGGTGAACACAAAGCCGTAGCGCGACTGCACGCCAAACGAGCTGAACGCGCCGTTGTTATGCAGCACCACCAGGGCGCGTTCGGGGCGGTCGGCGGTGATGCGTTTCGCTTCTGCAACCTTGGCGTCGAGGGCGGTAACCTGTTGTTGCGCCAGGGCCGGCTTGGCGAAGATCTGCCCGAGGGTCAGCAGGTGCTGCTTGATTACTTCGATATGGCGCTTCTGGCTGTCGCGGTAATCCACGTCGAAATGCACGGTGGGCGCGATCTCGCTGAGTTCGCCGTAGTGCGGGGCCTGCAGCGAGGTGATCAGGATCAGGTCCGGCTTGGCCGCGTGCACCCGCTCCAGGTTCGGCTGGACGATGGCGCCGGTGTCCACCACCGCCGCGTCGTTCTTGTAGCGTTGCAGGAACTGCGGCACGAAGTCCTTGGGCATACCGGCCACCGGTACGCCCAGTTGGTCGAGAAAATCCACTTCGTTCATGTCCAGGGCCACCACGCGCTGTACGGGCGGCTGGATCAGTGTGCTGCCCAACGCGTGGGTCACGCTGATCGGGGCGGCGGCCGAAGCCGGCCCTGCGCCAAGCGCGGCCAGTAACAGGGCGCAGGCCCAGGCTGTGTGTATGCGGTTCATGGGAGTTCTCATGCGGGGTTGAAGTAGTTGCACAGGCGGCCACGGGCGCCGTGGGTGATCTCGAAGTCGAGGTCGTACAGTTCGCCCAGGCGGGTTTCGTTGACCACCTCGGCCACGCTGCCAGCGCAATGCACGGCACCGCCTTT comes from the Pseudomonas shahriarae genome and includes:
- the ppa gene encoding inorganic diphosphatase; this translates as MSYSKIPAGKDLPNDIYVAIEIPANHAPIKYEIDKDSDCLFVDRFMATPMFYPANYGFIPNTLADDGDPLDVLVVTPYPVTPGSVIRARPVGILNMTDDGGGDAKVIAVPHDKLSQLYVDVKEYTDLPPLLLEQIKHFFENYKDLEKGKWVKIDGWGNADAARAEIMKSVAAYKG
- a CDS encoding LexA family transcriptional regulator, with the protein product MNTSGDRLRMLLREVHLSASDFAKNRDVTPQHVNNWFKRGVPLARLDEIAELLCVTSRWLRTGEGPKHPPTNLQLEGPNHGNSATAREDCGHYLCGPNSGPEKIDVEIPLHASFNSQESLRLSLRTLEQLNVTADRALGAYMVGNSMIDIIQDGAILAIDRGRTQIIDGEIYALEHHGMLRIKYLYNRPGGGLRMRSHNNSEHPDEFLTYDQRFEQNVHILGWVFWWSTLNNRRPPVPLDEHLTGYDGSKSD
- a CDS encoding TonB-dependent receptor produces the protein MTHRTRTPVPARPGFTSMALLGLAISSAPAFAEELAQAEEKRVSTLPAIRVEGEMPAADLPLSYAGDQVAYGSRLGLLGNKDFMETPFSTISYTEKFIADRQAQTVTDVIAATDPAVFSNGLKGTYSENYSIRGFATSISDVTIDGLFGVAPYYRISPEMYERIEVLKGPSALLNGMPPGGSVGGMVNLVPKRAGAEPLTRFTTTYMSEAQFGGHLDVGRRFGDEQQFGVRFNGVYRDGDTATEQQQQKAQLNSLGLDWRGERARLSADLYNSEDRVRGQNRGISLAANVAVPKPPKSDTLLNPDWAFVDTKDQGAIVRGEFDLTEQLLAYAAFGASETHYRYSGAMSAQVINNAGDLKTSMGQLKMDIEKTSGEAGLKGKWQTGPIGHQWVVNATRYADKQKDYGRRWVPGADWLTNIYHPTWGPEAPRSFAPVAHTESTLTSYGVADTLSVLDDKVQLTLGVRRQNVVTDTFNTTTGARNKPGYDESATTPAAAVVVKLTEQVSVYANYIEGLSKGAMAPMTAANYGDVFAPYKSKQKEIGLKLDLGTFTHTLSLYQIERPGSSTDPVTNVFSFGGEQRNRGIEWGFFGSPIDDVRLMGGVAHVDPKITKSPGGDDEGKTATGLPKLQGKLGAEWDTPLVPGLTLTANATAVSQQYISDDNSQSIPGYTIFDLGSRYAMQVAGRPVTLRGTVTNVTDKAYWGMPLTSSLGLGAPRTYELSATVDF
- a CDS encoding siderophore ABC transporter substrate-binding protein, producing the protein MNRIHTAWACALLLAALGAGPASAAAPISVTHALGSTLIQPPVQRVVALDMNEVDFLDQLGVPVAGMPKDFVPQFLQRYKNDAAVVDTGAIVQPNLERVHAAKPDLILITSLQAPHYGELSEIAPTVHFDVDYRDSQKRHIEVIKQHLLTLGQIFAKPALAQQQVTALDAKVAEAKRITADRPERALVVLHNNGAFSSFGVQSRYGFVFTELGVKPASPTAEAGLHGQPISSEFIQQANPDILYVVDRTAVMEHRPLLNAQTLGNPLLRQTNAWKTGRVVFVDADAWYVMAASPSSIKQVIADVIQGYQP